One Actinosynnema pretiosum DNA segment encodes these proteins:
- a CDS encoding DNA alkylation repair protein — translation MVPVPTADELLSPTTVLDLAERLRLAGAPCPRVAEVAGALDGVALAGRTRLVADAVLADLPEDWSAFEAVLLAALTDPGFGGWAVWPLSEALAARAASTDRVREGLAVLAALTGRLTGEFALRAFLLADLGTTLEVALAWTASPDEHVRRLASEGTRPFLPWGRRVPGLTAEPARALPILEALRADESEYVRRSVANHLNDVSRLAPELVVDVAGRWLADPAPTTPRLVRHALRTLVKRGDPGALGLLGYEAAEVEVGGPVLAGTQVRFGGELEFTAEVVNRGREAARLAIDYAVHYVKADGSRTPKVFKLTTRVLEPGERALLTKRHPFREITTRRHHAGTHAVELQVNGVRHGLTEFDLTGLPGPRATTRGAAPRGAAPHATEPKAEVTRT, via the coding sequence ATGGTTCCCGTGCCCACAGCCGATGAGCTTCTGAGCCCCACGACCGTCCTCGACCTGGCCGAGCGCCTGCGCCTGGCCGGGGCGCCCTGCCCGCGCGTGGCCGAGGTCGCGGGCGCGCTGGACGGCGTCGCGCTGGCGGGCCGGACCAGGCTGGTCGCGGACGCGGTGCTGGCCGACCTGCCGGAGGACTGGTCGGCGTTCGAGGCGGTGCTGCTGGCGGCGCTGACCGATCCGGGGTTCGGCGGCTGGGCGGTGTGGCCGCTGTCCGAGGCGCTGGCGGCGCGCGCCGCGTCGACCGACCGGGTCCGGGAGGGCTTGGCCGTGCTGGCGGCCCTGACCGGGCGGTTGACCGGCGAGTTCGCGCTGCGCGCGTTCCTTCTGGCCGACCTGGGCACGACCCTGGAGGTGGCGCTGGCGTGGACGGCGTCGCCGGACGAGCACGTGCGGCGGCTGGCCAGCGAGGGCACCCGGCCGTTCCTGCCGTGGGGCAGACGGGTGCCGGGGCTGACGGCGGAGCCGGCGCGGGCGCTGCCGATCCTGGAGGCGCTGCGCGCGGACGAGTCGGAGTACGTGCGCCGCTCGGTGGCCAACCACCTGAACGACGTGAGCAGGCTGGCCCCGGAGCTGGTGGTCGACGTGGCGGGCCGCTGGCTGGCCGACCCGGCGCCGACGACGCCCCGGCTGGTGCGGCACGCGCTGCGCACCCTGGTCAAGCGCGGTGATCCGGGGGCGCTGGGGCTGCTGGGGTACGAGGCGGCGGAGGTCGAGGTCGGCGGCCCGGTGCTGGCAGGGACGCAGGTGCGGTTCGGGGGCGAGCTGGAGTTCACGGCGGAGGTGGTGAACCGAGGTCGGGAGGCGGCGCGGCTGGCGATCGACTACGCGGTGCACTACGTGAAGGCGGACGGTTCGCGGACGCCGAAGGTGTTCAAGCTGACCACGCGCGTGCTGGAACCGGGCGAACGCGCCCTGCTGACCAAGCGCCACCCGTTCCGCGAGATCACCACCCGACGGCACCACGCGGGCACGCACGCGGTGGAGCTCCAGGTCAACGGCGTCAGGCACGGGCTGACCGAGTTCGACCTGACGGGCCTGCCGGGCCCACGCGCGACGACAAGGGGTGCGGCGCCGAGGGGCGCGGCGCCGCACGCGACCGAGCCGAAGGCGGAGGTGACGCGCACCTGA